Below is a window of Haloterrigena alkaliphila DNA.
GTCGTCGGCGGTTTCCTCGCCGGTCAGGCGCCGATAGCCGAGGAACCCGAGTCCGGACGCGCCGGCGACGCCCGCCGCCGCGGCACCGAGTTCCCGACGGGACAGTTCCAGCCCGTCGGCCTCCTCGTCACTCATCGTACCACCCCGCACGCGCGGTGCGCGGATGGCCGGCCGGGGAGTCGCTCACCGACCGATTCGGACAGCGCCGTTCGAACGGTGGTCGTCGGTGTGCCATCACGGTCGACACTGCGGACTCCACTCATTAACCAGACCCGCCCGTTCCCACGCGCTGGGGACGCTACGGCCGAAATCCTCCGAATAGTGGGTTTTTATAACGGGTCGGGCGACGCTCGTAACGAGACGGTCCCCCGACGAGAAAAACGGATCGGCGAGAATCCGCGTCCGGCGGCGCCGGCGTCAGGTCGCCGGTTCGACCGCCGACCGGCCGCCCGCCTCGAGTTCGACCAGCCAGCCGTCGTACCCCAGGTCGTCCACGGCGGTCCGCTCGAGCGAGCGTCCGTCCCGCGCGAGGCTCTCGTCAACGACTTCGACGAGGTCGTCCGGGTCGCCCCGGAGCAGCACAGACACCGGTTCGTCGGCGGCCACGCCGAACTCGGTGACGACCTGCCGGTGGCACGTCTCGGGCGGGAGCCCCCGCAGGTCGATCGCGTCCTCGGGAACCCCCGGTCCGCCCTCCGTCTCGAGGAACTCGAGCACGGTCTCGCGGAGCGCGTCGATCGCCCGTTCGCCCGTCGTCTCGGGATCGGCGACGGACCGCGCCGTCGGCTCTCGCAGCGTTGGGTCGAACGGGACTGGATCGATCTCGGCGTAGGCCGCCTCGGCCACGTCCTCGGCGAGCGCGTCCGGCCCGCCGTCGAACGGCGTCGTTTCGCCCTCGGCGGCGCCGACCATATTGGGGACGACGCCGATCGTCGGCACGTCGTTGGCCGAGTACAGCGCGGCGGTCCGCCGCGTCGCCCGTACGCACTCGTCGGTCGGCGTGGAGACCAGCAAGCCGCCGTCCAGCGGCGCCTGCTGAACGATCGTGTAGACCGCGTCGCCGATCCCCGGCGGCAGGTCCACGAGCAACACGTCCCGATCGTCCCAGGCCGCGTCCCCGAGCAGGTCCTTCACGACGTCGTGGACCATCGCGCCGCGCCACGCGACGGGGCCGTCGTCGGCGATCAACTCGATGCTGACGACCTGAATACCGTCCTCGGTCTCGACGGGCATCGGCTTCCCCGTCGGCGACGTCTGAACCGGTCCCTCGGCCTCGAGCAGGTCCGGCGCGTCGGGCGCGTAAACGTTCGCGTCGAAGACGCCGACGTCCAGCCCCGTCTCGGCGAGCGCGCGCGCCAGCGAGGCGGTGACGGTGGTCTTGCCGACGCCGCCCTTCGCGCTGCCGACGGCGATGATCGAGTCGACGCCGGAGACCGGCAGCCCGATTTCGGGAGCGTCGGCACCGGCGGCCTCGACCCGGACGTGGACGACGCCGTCGGTCGCCAGCCCGGCCCCCCGAAGCTGATCGGTCAGTCGGTCGGCTAACACGCGATCGACCGGCCCGAAGTCGACGGTGAACGTGACGATCCCGTCCTCGACGGCGACGTCTTCGATCAACTGCTCGCCGATCGGGTCGCCGCCCATGATCTCGACTTCCCGGACGCGATCGACGACCGCCCGCCTGATCGCCTCGTCGGTCAGCGGTGTCTCGTCGGTCATGGTCGTCGGTTCGGTCCGACCCACTATTTCTCCCGTCGGGAGTTCCCACGGGGCGGGAACACCTCGCTCCACGGCCGACGCGGTCACCCGTCGCTGGCCGACCGTCGCTACTCGGTCCGGGCCGCTCCGGCGCCGCCCAGTACCAGCGTCGACACCCGCGCGTTTTCCTTGATCCGCAGGCCGCCGTCGGGGACGGACAGCGGGATCAGCGGCAGGTGCGAGGCTACCAGCATCGAGGGGTGGGAGCCGCCCCGGGCCAGCAGTTCGTTGCGCGGCTGCAACTGGACGGGGCCCTCGAGGTCGGTCAGGAACTCGTTGTGCTGGAGGACGTACTGCCCGCCCTCGAGGTCCCACCAGCCGTACTCGTCGTCGGGATCGCGGAGTTCGGTCGGAATCGGTTCGAGGTCGGCGTCCTCGAGTTCGTCGCCGCCGAAATCCAGCCGACCGGGAGCGGCGACTTCGTAGATCGCGCTGACGGTCAGGTCGACCCCGTGTTCGTGTACCTGTGCCGGTTCGTAGACGAGGTTGTCGACGACCTCGGCGAGCGGGTTCTCGGCGGACATATCGGTCGCAGTGACGATGCGGAGCGGCAAAAAATATGTCCTCGAGCGGCCGTCGCGTGCATCGTCCGGTCGGGGAACCATCCCGCGATCGTCGCCGGCTGGACGTGTACCGATTCCGAGAGGTGTCTGACGAGGGGCAGACGCGCGTCAGAATACGATCACGTGATTATATACCATAGAACGCCGGTTCGTTGAACATGCACGACGCAGACGAACTCTCGATGGCGATCGTCGAGGCGGTCGCCGAGCAGGAGGGTGTCGACGTGATCGAACTGGAACCACCGCTGTACGAGGCCATCGATACCGAGGCGCTCGAGACGCTGTTCGCAACGTCGACGGCTGGGGCCGACGCGTCCGTCACGTTCACGTACTGCGGCTACTCGGTCCGGGTCGACGGAACGGGTGACATTCGGCTCTCGAAGGCGAGCGCAGACGCGTCATCGTCGACAGTGCGCGCGTAGTGGAATCCACTCGCGTCTCGGAGCGCAGTGTACTCGAGCGGGTCTCCGAGCGCGACGCTCTGAACGGCCTCCGAAACCCCGCCGGTCGCAGTCGCTACCGCTCGAGCCGCCTGCAGCGCGATTGGATCGTCGTTCGGTGGAACGACTGACGGTTTTCCCTCCGTGCACCAGTGTCATTCGAGACAATAATTCATCTAATATTAACATAGTTGATGGAGGTCTGGTGTGAACAGAACTAAGAGTCAGCACCGCGACAGAACGGGCCATGGTACGCCTCGAGCGCATTCGGGTCCATCCGGTCGCGGCCCTCGACGGAACGTCGGTTCAGGCGGTCGACCTCGACGGGAGCGGGCTCGCGTGGGACCGTCGGTACGCGATCGTCGACCGTCCACCGGGGTCGGGATCCGACGACGGCTTCGGCGCCCAGTACGTCGACCGGAACCGCGAGCGACGAATCCACGACCTCGAAACCGACTACGACCTCGATCGGGAGACCGTATCGGTCCGCGAGAGCGGGGCCGACGAAACTCACACCTTCCACCTCGAACTCGACCGGGACTGTTTCGCCTCGTGGCTCTCGGACTACCTCGGCTACCCGGTCGAACTCGTCCGTCTCGACGAGGCGTCACTACCGGGGGACGCGGCGAGCCCTGAGGCGACGATCGTCGGCGACGCCACGCTCGAGAGGGTCGCCTCGTGGGTCGACGGGCTCGACGTCGAGGCGCTGTGTCGGCGACTCCGCCCGAATCTCGTCGTCGGTGACGCCCCCGCGTTCTGGGAGGATCGGCTCTACGACGCGTCCGAACGCGTCGTCCCCGTCGATATCGGTTCGGCAACGCTGCTGGGTATCGGCCCCTGTCCCGTCCCGCCGGACGACGCGGATATCGGGCGGGAGAGCGATCGGTTTCGGGAGATGATCGCCGAGCGACGGCAGGCGACGCTCCCCGAGTGGGCCCACGAGGCGCGATTCGATCACTACGCCCGTCTCACGGCCGAGGCGCTCGTCTCCGACTCCTCGCGGGGGGAGACCCTCTCCGTGGGCGATACGGTCTCCGTGGGGAGGGCGGTCACCGTTCCGGATCCGGCCGACTGAGCGCGCCCGACGCGCCGTCCGTCCGCACTGGTCCGTCCCACCTGTACCGTCCCCGTCGCCATCGGCGACCGGAGTAGCCGACGAAAACCGGCCCGACAGGGGCCGAACGGGTCGGTAATTTTCACATCTGGTATTCGGGGCCAAAGCTCAAAGAGGTCGCTCCGACTTCCCGATGGCATGAACCAGGGTCTCGACATCGGACCGGGGACGATCAGGGTGGCCGCGGAGACGACGGCCGGAGACGCGATCGAGTCAGTGGCGTCGGTCGTCGTTCCGATTGACGACGCGACGCTCGAGTCGGCAGTCGACTCGCCGGGGGACGAACTGATCGTCGAGCGAGACGGCACGACGTACGCGGTCGGGCCGACGGCCGAGCGCGTCGCCGACGCCGCGGACGAGACACCTACCTCGCTCTTCTCGAACGGCGTCCTCGCAGTCGACGGCTACGTCGAACCCGCATTCGAGGCGCTCGTCGACCGCGTGCTCGACGACGACGCACCGGCCGAACGGCTCTGCTACACGACGCCGGGATCGCTGATCGGCGCCGCGGAGCCGACCGACGCGCACCGCGAGACGCTCGAGTCGGTGTTGGCCGATCGCGGGGTCGACGCGACCCCGATCAGCCGGGGCTTCGCCGTCGTCTACGACCAGCTCGCGGAGGACAACTACACCGGACTGGGGATCAACGTCGGAACGCAGACGACCAGCGTCGCGCTGGTCTACTACGGCGTCCCCGCGCTGGCCTTCTCGCTCGCGAAGGGCCGCGAGTGGGTCGTCGACCGAGCGGCCGACGAGACCGGCCGGGAGCCGGCGGCGGTCGCCGACGTGCTCGCGGAGTTCACGCTGGATCCCGACGCGGCCTCGGGCGAGATCGAGAGCGCGCTGGCGGGGGCCTACGACGCGCTGATCGGCGACCTCGCGGACGCGATCGCGGCCGAAGCCGACGAGAACGACGTCCAGCAGGGGCTCGCCGTCCCGATCGCGATCGCCGGATCGGGGGCGCTCGAGGGCCTCGAGTACCTGCTGGGCGGCCGGTTCGACGCGGCGCCGCTGCCGTTTTCGATCCGCGGCGTGCGTCTCGCGGACGATCCCGCAGCCTGCGCCGCCAGAGGGGCGCTGGCGGCAGCAGCGGACGACGTCGACGCCTACGAGGACGTCACCTGGAACGGAGATGCGAGCGACGGCGACGACGCGGTGACCGATGCGGCGACCGGCGCAACCGCCGACGCGATCGAAGCAAGCGATGCAGGCGACGGAACGTCACTCTCGTTCGACGCGCTCGAGGGCGCCGACGCGGACCACGAGCGCGCGGACGACGCTATCGATCAGTTGTTCGACCGGCTGGCCACCCGCGACGACGAGATCCAGTCGGTCCGGGCCGACCTCGAGTCGGTCCTCGAGGACGTCGAGTACGTCGAAGAGCGGGCCGCCGACGCCGAGACCGTCGCGGATCTCGACGAGCGACTCGAGGCGTTCGCCGACGACCTGCAGGACCTCGAAGCCGAGAGCGAGACCCACGCCAGCGAGGGGACGGTCGACGACCTCGAGGGCGACCTCGACTCGCTGTCGTCGGCCTTCGATGCGCTGGAGGACGATATCGACGGTCTCGAGACCGATCTGTCCGCGGACCTGGAGACGCTCGAGGACGACGTCGACGGCCTCGAGGCGGATCTGGCGGCGGACATCGACGCCCTCGCCGAGAGCACGGCGGACGAACGCGGGGCTCTCGAGGACCGTCTGGGCGCCCTGTCCGACGAACTCGAGACGGTGGCCGACCGCGCGGAGACCCTCGACGATCGGACGGAGACGCTGGACGACCGTCTCGAGACGCTCCGAAGCGACCTGAGCGATCTGGACGCCGAGACCGCGGCGGCGGACGACCTCGAGGTCGTCACGGAGACGGTCTCAGGACTCGAGGAGCGCCTCGAAACGATCGACGACGACGTCGACCGAATCGGGACTCGCGTCGACGACCTCGGCGACCGGCTCGAGGCGCGGATCGACGCCGCCGAGGAAACTGCCGCCGCCGACGTCGAGCGGGTCGAAGCGGCGGTCGACGAGGATTTGGAGCGCGTCGAAACGACGCTCGAGGCGGAGATCGACGCCCTCGAAGCCGACCTCGAGTCGGTCACGGACCGAATCGAGGACGTCGA
It encodes the following:
- a CDS encoding P-loop NTPase, which produces MTDETPLTDEAIRRAVVDRVREVEIMGGDPIGEQLIEDVAVEDGIVTFTVDFGPVDRVLADRLTDQLRGAGLATDGVVHVRVEAAGADAPEIGLPVSGVDSIIAVGSAKGGVGKTTVTASLARALAETGLDVGVFDANVYAPDAPDLLEAEGPVQTSPTGKPMPVETEDGIQVVSIELIADDGPVAWRGAMVHDVVKDLLGDAAWDDRDVLLVDLPPGIGDAVYTIVQQAPLDGGLLVSTPTDECVRATRRTAALYSANDVPTIGVVPNMVGAAEGETTPFDGGPDALAEDVAEAAYAEIDPVPFDPTLREPTARSVADPETTGERAIDALRETVLEFLETEGGPGVPEDAIDLRGLPPETCHRQVVTEFGVAADEPVSVLLRGDPDDLVEVVDESLARDGRSLERTAVDDLGYDGWLVELEAGGRSAVEPAT
- a CDS encoding dCTP deaminase, yielding MSAENPLAEVVDNLVYEPAQVHEHGVDLTVSAIYEVAAPGRLDFGGDELEDADLEPIPTELRDPDDEYGWWDLEGGQYVLQHNEFLTDLEGPVQLQPRNELLARGGSHPSMLVASHLPLIPLSVPDGGLRIKENARVSTLVLGGAGAARTE
- a CDS encoding HalOD1 output domain-containing protein, with product MHDADELSMAIVEAVAEQEGVDVIELEPPLYEAIDTEALETLFATSTAGADASVTFTYCGYSVRVDGTGDIRLSKASADASSSTVRA
- a CDS encoding MOSC N-terminal beta barrel domain-containing protein, with the translated sequence MVRLERIRVHPVAALDGTSVQAVDLDGSGLAWDRRYAIVDRPPGSGSDDGFGAQYVDRNRERRIHDLETDYDLDRETVSVRESGADETHTFHLELDRDCFASWLSDYLGYPVELVRLDEASLPGDAASPEATIVGDATLERVASWVDGLDVEALCRRLRPNLVVGDAPAFWEDRLYDASERVVPVDIGSATLLGIGPCPVPPDDADIGRESDRFREMIAERRQATLPEWAHEARFDHYARLTAEALVSDSSRGETLSVGDTVSVGRAVTVPDPAD
- a CDS encoding chromosome segregation ATPase codes for the protein MNQGLDIGPGTIRVAAETTAGDAIESVASVVVPIDDATLESAVDSPGDELIVERDGTTYAVGPTAERVADAADETPTSLFSNGVLAVDGYVEPAFEALVDRVLDDDAPAERLCYTTPGSLIGAAEPTDAHRETLESVLADRGVDATPISRGFAVVYDQLAEDNYTGLGINVGTQTTSVALVYYGVPALAFSLAKGREWVVDRAADETGREPAAVADVLAEFTLDPDAASGEIESALAGAYDALIGDLADAIAAEADENDVQQGLAVPIAIAGSGALEGLEYLLGGRFDAAPLPFSIRGVRLADDPAACAARGALAAAADDVDAYEDVTWNGDASDGDDAVTDAATGATADAIEASDAGDGTSLSFDALEGADADHERADDAIDQLFDRLATRDDEIQSVRADLESVLEDVEYVEERAADAETVADLDERLEAFADDLQDLEAESETHASEGTVDDLEGDLDSLSSAFDALEDDIDGLETDLSADLETLEDDVDGLEADLAADIDALAESTADERGALEDRLGALSDELETVADRAETLDDRTETLDDRLETLRSDLSDLDAETAAADDLEVVTETVSGLEERLETIDDDVDRIGTRVDDLGDRLEARIDAAEETAAADVERVEAAVDEDLERVETTLEAEIDALEADLESVTDRIEDVDEQCATVDDRLDVELAAVTDRLDDELAAVDDRFESIDERLDATAADLENSLAGVRDAIDDLESTAAEGERVAAVEDDLAALETEFDDLRDTLDAVSETASDLETRAATAERVDDLAADLQSELTDETDALETRLESVDERATTVDDRLEDVVEAVESDVDRIDETVSDLDARLEALDETSPAGEPVASLRDELAALEEELASLEAAHDETAETIATLETDLEGTADAALADRVDTVAARVDEEASRTDELATGVDRIDDLAGRLDDLADRTDRLDERLSDHDSRFEGQAETLAEQRARLESVAAEVDDLAASVETPTDGSTVDSVTTELEQVDERLDALESAGGPESSEDGDADEASDGSNVVVPLAAGGGGAGVVAGGTVALAGDGSIGAVAVVIGLLLLGAAIAVGR